The proteins below are encoded in one region of Candidatus Binatia bacterium:
- a CDS encoding cupin-like domain-containing protein: MDSKQSAFGRVPEAGPGLTVEEFLARFYDRGRPVVVRGGAADWPALERWTWNYLGERFSESCDHQGAQLRKGTQSRDYREGRPVPSPEIPSIEIVDFLRRLEAGETSAKDYYLPMVFLGALEGKPVGRRAPVGRTLAEDLRLPRWMGSLHRGPYGWFGPADHYEFNHFDADDNFLCAVKGRKRVRLLAPSNLPFLYADPHHGYAIQSPVDLESPDLERFPESEKLEVYEVTLEPGDVLYIPVFWWHQVSSLTTSASVNFFCSGMNREGRYWERLSSAENLAALEHHLFVNHRSYRRDRTMVVFGKRMNRIPSEDELLDACLRVLEVYPKGSMPRDSIDRSCLMEFCRGWLSSETPARDLFATLP, encoded by the coding sequence ATGGACAGCAAACAGTCGGCATTCGGCAGGGTGCCCGAAGCCGGCCCCGGGCTCACGGTCGAAGAGTTTCTCGCGCGCTTCTATGACCGCGGCCGGCCCGTGGTGGTCCGGGGAGGGGCGGCGGACTGGCCTGCACTGGAACGATGGACCTGGAACTACCTTGGAGAAAGATTCTCCGAGTCCTGCGATCACCAGGGTGCGCAACTTCGCAAGGGGACGCAGAGCCGGGACTACCGCGAGGGTCGGCCGGTGCCATCTCCAGAAATCCCGTCGATCGAGATCGTGGATTTCCTGCGGCGCCTCGAAGCGGGGGAGACGAGCGCGAAGGATTACTATTTGCCGATGGTCTTCCTGGGGGCGCTCGAGGGGAAGCCGGTCGGGAGAAGGGCGCCGGTAGGCCGCACGCTTGCCGAGGATCTTCGCCTGCCTCGATGGATGGGGAGCCTCCACCGAGGGCCCTACGGCTGGTTTGGCCCGGCGGATCACTATGAGTTCAATCATTTCGATGCGGACGACAACTTCCTCTGCGCGGTGAAAGGGAGGAAGCGGGTCCGGCTTCTTGCTCCCAGCAATCTTCCTTTCCTGTACGCGGACCCGCATCACGGTTACGCCATTCAATCGCCGGTTGACCTCGAAAGCCCCGACCTCGAGCGTTTCCCCGAGTCCGAGAAGCTGGAGGTCTACGAAGTAACCCTCGAGCCCGGCGATGTGCTCTACATACCCGTCTTCTGGTGGCATCAGGTGAGTTCGTTGACGACCAGCGCGTCCGTCAACTTCTTCTGCAGCGGTATGAATCGCGAGGGGCGCTATTGGGAGCGCCTCTCTTCGGCTGAAAACCTTGCCGCGCTGGAACATCACCTCTTCGTCAATCACCGTTCCTATCGCCGGGATCGAACGATGGTGGTGTTTGGAAAGCGCATGAACCGGATTCCCTCCGAGGATGAACTGCTCGACGCATGCCTTCGAGTCCTGGAGGTGTATCCAAAGGGCTCCATGCCCCGAGATTCCATTGACCGATCCTGCCTGATGGAATTCTGCCGAGGATGGCTATCCTCCGAAACTCCAGCGCGGGATCTTTTCGCAACGCTGCCCTAA
- a CDS encoding phytanoyl-CoA dioxygenase family protein gives MSRFNEQGFLSPLEVLNPSEADQARSYFDGLFEELRRRDDGRNSYAILGYQARCRGIWELARHPRILDRIEALLGPDFVCWSTHFFCKLPEDSRPVPWHQDASYWPIRPTKTVTAWLAIDDVDAENAPMRFLAGSHRQGRLPWRRAGETAILHQEIPQAHRLGVPVDNVLRAGQISIHSGTIVHGSEVNRSRRRRCGLALRYVPSSCDVLIDDARHLLESAVPGRGDTGRWRRNQPPSGDDLSMVHHFYCD, from the coding sequence GTGAGTCGCTTCAACGAGCAGGGCTTTCTGAGTCCGTTGGAGGTTCTGAATCCGTCAGAAGCCGACCAGGCACGAAGCTACTTCGATGGCTTGTTCGAGGAGCTTCGACGACGTGACGACGGTCGTAACTCCTACGCGATCCTGGGCTACCAGGCGCGCTGTCGGGGGATCTGGGAGCTGGCCCGGCACCCGCGGATTCTAGACCGGATCGAGGCCCTGCTGGGCCCGGATTTTGTCTGCTGGTCGACGCATTTCTTCTGTAAGCTGCCCGAAGATTCGCGGCCCGTACCCTGGCACCAGGATGCGAGCTACTGGCCGATCCGCCCCACGAAGACCGTCACGGCCTGGCTCGCGATTGACGATGTGGATGCGGAGAATGCACCCATGCGCTTTCTCGCGGGGAGCCATCGCCAGGGTCGCCTTCCGTGGAGACGAGCCGGCGAAACTGCGATTCTCCACCAGGAAATCCCGCAAGCGCATCGCCTCGGCGTGCCGGTGGATAACGTTTTGCGTGCCGGACAGATCTCGATCCATTCGGGTACCATCGTGCACGGCTCGGAGGTCAATCGGTCTCGGCGTCGGCGTTGCGGTCTCGCGCTTCGCTACGTCCCGTCCAGCTGCGACGTCTTGATCGACGACGCACGACATCTTCTCGAGAGCGCGGTTCCTGGCCGGGGAGACACCGGGCGGTGGCGGCGAAACCAACCCCCTTCCGGGGATGATCTCTCGATGGTTCATCATTTCTACTGCGACTGA
- a CDS encoding class I SAM-dependent methyltransferase, translating to MKASLIHQGFQDTVRKYLRPDSLHSGTGELALWLYSLIRCIRPRTVLEFGSGYSTAFLAQALCENAANFHEEKRKLESKSTGVGLPGGSGSLDELPREELNTLFDWLSRGEDACMAAPGFYLADPGPYFHCFEAQPADHPYSRNLEKMLSELELGNLTDLHFGDEFSGLEAGQHALAKIPEDHLPIDLAWNDYHFYREFFLAIWPHLNPDGGMLVFHSTSNPHYKADVEWIADTLKDSEPAECFTLFEPARLMQNGCTVLRKTRRGGSHFLLEQDRDRIRRELVELLAGVEEIRGPARQPR from the coding sequence GTGAAGGCTTCTCTCATCCACCAGGGTTTCCAGGATACGGTCCGCAAATATCTTCGGCCCGATTCGCTGCACTCGGGGACCGGCGAACTGGCTCTGTGGCTCTACTCCCTTATTCGCTGCATTCGCCCCAGGACCGTTCTCGAGTTCGGTAGTGGCTACTCCACAGCCTTTCTGGCGCAGGCCCTTTGCGAAAATGCAGCGAACTTTCACGAGGAGAAACGAAAGCTCGAATCGAAATCAACCGGGGTCGGGCTGCCGGGGGGGAGCGGTTCGCTCGACGAGCTACCCCGCGAAGAGCTCAACACCCTTTTCGATTGGCTGAGTCGGGGCGAAGACGCCTGCATGGCGGCGCCAGGATTCTACCTGGCCGACCCCGGCCCCTACTTCCATTGTTTCGAGGCACAGCCCGCAGATCATCCTTATTCCCGGAACCTTGAGAAGATGCTTTCGGAACTCGAACTGGGCAACCTTACCGATTTGCATTTCGGAGACGAATTCTCGGGACTGGAAGCGGGGCAGCACGCTCTTGCGAAAATCCCCGAGGATCATCTTCCCATCGACCTGGCCTGGAACGACTACCACTTCTACCGCGAATTCTTTCTTGCGATCTGGCCCCATTTGAATCCGGACGGCGGAATGCTGGTCTTCCATTCGACGTCGAATCCCCACTACAAGGCCGATGTCGAGTGGATTGCGGACACGTTGAAAGACTCCGAGCCCGCCGAGTGTTTCACGCTCTTCGAGCCAGCTCGACTCATGCAAAATGGTTGCACGGTGCTTCGCAAGACACGCCGTGGCGGTTCGCACTTCCTACTGGAGCAGGACCGGGACCGGATTCGCCGGGAACTCGTGGAGTTGCTCGCGGGTGTGGAGGAAATCCGGGGGCCCGCTCGACAGCCTCGCTAG
- a CDS encoding C2 family cysteine protease: MAKFHRQGGSAQIRFTFGSFAKSYPYEAVSKVVFYGGDGNDRFFNKTSVPSEAHGNNGDDSLSGGGADDLLVGGYGQDSLYGNAGDDTILGSGGSDYLDGGSGADLVRGHGGQDYMRGGKGADRLEGGSGGDTMFGDAGADHLYGGDGNDKIYGNSGMDTIVSIQGGHDVVNGGAQWDSVWVDSSDSLLNVSAGEKKLGYVNQVGSFHKVSSPGSGPCCTVSTHLLGQNLPDPDPRSKHLSFVSKTNFKDRPLFSAFGASKDDVFQGSVGDCYFLAALSIVADSDPEHIRKMVVDLGDGTYAVRFYRGGIPTYVRVDADLYTNKNDSSDLWYADLGVQNSLWVPIIEKAYAVFRKANSSYDGISGGSAPKGEKYRDHLGLFTDSRMTIDDGLTAKQIESWYQNGSPDGAIKQQIKDSTLELLYWVKAKRTQGAGLLTGALGGISDATPIVAGGKKKSWRRGQHIYMIDRVEVDGQGTPTGIVLRDPYGSERTLSDFTRIHFCIGRASQLEADHG; encoded by the coding sequence GTGGCGAAGTTTCATCGCCAAGGAGGCTCGGCACAGATCCGTTTCACATTTGGAAGTTTCGCAAAGTCCTATCCGTACGAGGCAGTCAGCAAGGTCGTGTTCTACGGTGGCGATGGGAATGATCGCTTTTTCAACAAGACCTCGGTTCCCTCCGAGGCGCATGGGAACAACGGAGACGACTCTCTCTCGGGCGGCGGGGCGGACGACTTGCTGGTTGGTGGATACGGCCAGGACAGCCTCTACGGGAATGCCGGCGACGACACGATCCTCGGGTCCGGCGGGTCCGACTACCTCGACGGGGGCAGCGGGGCAGACCTGGTGCGAGGGCACGGCGGCCAGGACTACATGCGAGGGGGAAAGGGTGCCGATCGCCTCGAGGGCGGCTCCGGTGGTGACACGATGTTCGGCGATGCCGGCGCCGACCATCTTTATGGCGGCGACGGAAATGACAAAATCTACGGCAATTCTGGAATGGACACGATTGTGAGCATTCAAGGAGGTCACGATGTGGTCAACGGCGGGGCTCAATGGGACTCGGTATGGGTCGACAGCTCCGACTCGCTGCTCAACGTTTCGGCGGGCGAAAAGAAACTAGGGTACGTCAACCAGGTCGGGTCGTTTCATAAAGTCAGCTCCCCGGGGAGTGGCCCGTGTTGCACGGTGAGCACCCACCTACTGGGTCAGAATCTCCCCGATCCGGATCCGCGCAGCAAGCACCTTTCATTCGTCTCGAAGACCAACTTCAAAGATCGACCCCTCTTCTCCGCTTTCGGCGCGAGCAAGGACGACGTCTTCCAAGGTAGTGTAGGCGATTGCTACTTCCTTGCTGCGCTTTCCATCGTCGCAGACAGCGATCCGGAGCACATCAGAAAGATGGTCGTCGACCTCGGGGACGGGACGTACGCGGTGCGCTTCTACCGAGGAGGCATCCCCACGTATGTCCGCGTCGACGCGGACCTCTACACGAACAAGAATGATTCATCGGATCTCTGGTACGCCGATCTGGGGGTTCAGAATTCTCTGTGGGTACCCATCATCGAAAAAGCTTACGCGGTGTTCCGCAAAGCGAATTCGAGCTATGACGGGATTTCCGGAGGAAGTGCGCCGAAGGGCGAAAAATATCGTGATCACCTCGGCCTCTTCACCGACTCGCGCATGACCATCGATGATGGCCTGACGGCAAAGCAGATTGAATCCTGGTACCAGAACGGGTCTCCGGATGGAGCAATCAAGCAACAGATCAAGGACAGCACCCTCGAGCTCTTATATTGGGTGAAGGCGAAGCGAACGCAGGGCGCCGGACTGCTCACGGGTGCGCTCGGCGGCATCAGCGATGCCACGCCCATCGTCGCCGGGGGCAAGAAGAAGAGTTGGCGGAGAGGGCAGCACATCTACATGATTGATCGCGTCGAGGTGGACGGCCAGGGAACACCGACGGGAATCGTTCTGCGCGATCCGTACGGATCAGAGAGGACTCTGTCCGACTTCACGCGTATCCATTTCTGCATTGGGCGCGCCTCTCAATTAGAGGCGGACCACGGCTGA
- a CDS encoding phytanoyl-CoA dioxygenase family protein — protein MCLIPEAIPGELVREIDERMKEQASGEESLGLGATFRGDEAFGGQAAPEGRVSRLLWNLVNKGSVFLPLIDHPTVFPLVEEMLGDRIRLAALAGHMNGHNNEQIPLHQDQTAHIPRPLSFIAWANVMWLITDNSVRTGGTRVIPGSHLWPEVDSRKVNFQGGQGLAKTVEAPGGTALVFEGRLWHGNGLNRSGAVRNNILASYVPGWIRTQENYPYTVLDEVHSRASQRQRELLGFGHFRTLGAHDGSSYLSAGFDRTIEPVGILKS, from the coding sequence ATGTGCCTGATCCCCGAGGCCATCCCGGGAGAGCTTGTTCGGGAAATCGACGAACGCATGAAAGAGCAAGCGTCGGGCGAGGAGTCCCTTGGTCTGGGGGCGACGTTTCGTGGGGACGAAGCCTTCGGAGGGCAGGCAGCTCCGGAGGGAAGGGTGAGTCGCCTTCTGTGGAACCTGGTCAACAAGGGATCGGTATTTTTGCCCCTGATCGATCACCCGACCGTCTTCCCGCTCGTCGAGGAAATGCTTGGTGACCGAATTCGTCTTGCGGCCCTCGCCGGCCACATGAACGGGCACAACAACGAGCAGATACCACTGCACCAGGACCAGACGGCGCACATCCCCCGCCCCCTTTCATTCATCGCGTGGGCCAACGTGATGTGGCTGATCACCGACAACAGCGTGCGAACCGGGGGGACGCGGGTAATCCCGGGCTCCCATCTCTGGCCGGAAGTCGATTCCCGGAAGGTGAATTTCCAAGGTGGGCAGGGACTCGCGAAAACGGTTGAAGCCCCCGGAGGAACCGCGCTGGTCTTCGAGGGAAGGCTCTGGCACGGCAATGGGCTCAATCGTTCGGGAGCGGTGCGGAACAACATCCTGGCTTCCTATGTGCCAGGCTGGATTCGCACGCAGGAAAATTACCCGTATACGGTCCTCGACGAGGTCCATAGCAGGGCCAGTCAGCGCCAGCGGGAACTCCTCGGTTTCGGTCATTTCCGCACGCTCGGTGCTCATGACGGATCAAGTTACCTCTCCGCCGGTTTTGATCGCACGATCGAGCCGGTCGGAATTCTCAAGTCGTGA